GGGAAGGTGATGCTCCAGAACTGCCGGAACGGTCCCGCACCGTCGACCTCGGCCGCCTCGTAGAGCTCCCGTGGAATGCCCTTCATGGCCGCGAGCAACAGGACGGTCGCGCCGCCGGCGCCCCAGACGGACAGCAGGATCAGGGCGGGCTTCACCCAGATCGATTCCAGCAGCCACGACGGGCCCGGGATGCTGAACACCCCGAGCACGTCGTTGAGCGGACCCGACGGCGCCAGCACCATCTTGAAGATCATCGCCGTCGCGACCAGCGGCACCAGCGTCGGCAGGTAGATCAGCGTCCGGAACACCTTGCGGAGGCGAACCTGCTTGTTCAGCAGGTTCGCCAGCCACAGGCCGATCCCGAGGCCGAGCGGCACCGAGATCGCGGCGTAGTAGAACGTGTTCCACAACGCCTTCCAGAACACCGGATCCTCGGTCAGCAGCCGGGTGTAGTTCTCCAGCCCGACGAACTTCGGCGGGGTGAAGGAGTCCCAGTCGGTCAGCGAGATGTAGACCGACGCGATCATCGGCCCGAGCAGGAACACGACGAACCCGATGATCCACGGCGACGCGAACAGGTAGAACCACAACGCCTCGCGGCGGCGTAGCTTCGACATCAGGCCGGCTTGACGATGGACTCGAGTCGCTTCTGCACCGCCGTCAGTGCGGTACGCGCGTCCTGCTTGCCCAGCCAGAAGTCGGCCAGCCCGTCGTCGAACGCCTTCTGCATCTCGTTCCAGGCCGGGATGAACGGCGCCCGGTAGACGAAGTCGCTGGACTCGCCGAACACGTTCATGTTCACCGGCTTGGTCATCCAGGCCGGTTTCAGGAACGCCTGGCTCTTCTGCACCTCGATGTTGGCCGGAACGTCCTGACCGGTGGCGATGATCTGCTGCTGCGCCTCCGGCGAGGTGAAGAAGTCGATCGCCTTGAGGGCGGCATCCGGGTTCTTCGCCGTCCGGGAGACCGCCAGGCCGCTACCGAACGCGGTCACTGCCTGCTGCTTGCCCTTCCACAGCGGCGCGATGTCCCACTCGATCTTGCTCTTGGCCAGACCACCGATCGCCCAGAAGCCGGTGGTGTTCACCGCGACCTTGCCGTTGGCG
This Kribbella sp. NBC_00482 DNA region includes the following protein-coding sequences:
- a CDS encoding carbohydrate ABC transporter permease; translated protein: MSKLRRREALWFYLFASPWIIGFVVFLLGPMIASVYISLTDWDSFTPPKFVGLENYTRLLTEDPVFWKALWNTFYYAAISVPLGLGIGLWLANLLNKQVRLRKVFRTLIYLPTLVPLVATAMIFKMVLAPSGPLNDVLGVFSIPGPSWLLESIWVKPALILLSVWGAGGATVLLLAAMKGIPRELYEAAEVDGAGPFRQFWSITFPQLTPIIFFNLIMGLIGAFQVFSQVYILTKGGPDNASQMMVPLLFNEAFSFYHMGYASALSWLLFAVILVFTLLAFRTARRWVFYETEVK